In the Streptomyces sp. 3214.6 genome, ACGAACACCGCGTGCCAGTCGGTCCGCCCGACCTCGTCGCGCAGTTTCGCCAGCGCCCGCAACGCGTAGTCGACGCCGTCCTGCGGGCCCATGACGCCGAGGTAGCACAGCAGATGCGGCTTGCCGCGCTTCAATTCCGGCTCCGGCGGCACGGGGTGGAAGCGGTCGACGTCGGGCGCGCTGCGCACCACGAAGACATCCGCCGGTCGCTTGCCGCCACGGCGCACCGCGACATCCCGGTAGCTCTCGTTGGTGGCGAGCACGATGTCCGCGGCGCGGTAGGTCCGCCGTTCCAGCGCGCACACGGCGCGGTAGAGCAGGTCCTTGCCGCGGCCGAACCGGGAGAGGTACAGCTCGGGCACCAGGTCGTGCTGGTCGAAGACGAACCGCGCGCCGCGCCGCTTCAGCCACAGGGCGGGCAGGAACAGCAGGTCGGGCGGGTTGCAGGCGTGGACCACGTCGACCGGGCCGACCTTCCGGGCCAGCCGGACCGTGTGCCACAGCGCCGATCCGTACTCCCGCAGATAACCGGCCGGCCCTCCGGTGGCCGCGCGCAACGGGTAGCGGTGGATCCGCACCCCGTCGATCACGGCCTCCGGTTCCGTGTCCCGCTTGCTCCCCTGGGGGCAGATGACGTGCACCGTCCAGCCCGCGTCGCGCAGCGTCGTGCACTCCTGCCACACCCGCCGGTCGAACGGCACCGACAGGTTCTCCACCAGGATCAGCGCGCGCCGGTCCGGCCGGTCGCCGCTTCTCGCGTCACCAAGCAAGGCCCATGTACCCCGGTTCGGCCCGCCGCGCATCGGCGTCGGGAAGGTGGATGAGGTCGACGATCAGCGGGCCGTCGGTGCCATGGGGCAGCGCCGACAGCACGGCCGGATCCCTGGTCCCGACCAGGCACACCTCGGCGTGGTCGAGCACCTCCTCGACGGAGTCCGCGAGCAGTTGCGCGAGATGCGGCAGCCGGGTCTCGATGTACTCGCGGTTCGCGCCGAGCAGCCGCGAGAGGCTCACGTTGGCGTCGTAGATCTTCAGGTCGTAGCCCTTGCCGAAGAGCCGCTCCGCCAGTTCGACGAGCGGGCTCTCGCGGAGGTCGTCGGTGCCGGGTTTGAAGGACAGCCCGAACAGGCCCGCCCGGCGCTTGCCGGTGCGCTCGACCAGCTCCACCGCGCGCTGCAGATGGTCGGAGTTGGAGGGCAGCACATGGGCGAGGATGGGCACCGAGACGTCGGCCCGCTGCGCCGCGTGAACCAGGCTGCGCAGGTCCTTGGGCAGGCAGGAGCCGCCGAAGGCGAAGCCGGGCCGCAGATAGGCCGGGCTGATGTTCAGCTTGCGGTCGGCCAGGAACACGTCCATCACCTGGTGCGAGTCCACTCCGAGCGCCTGGCACACCGCGCCCAGCTCGTTCGCGAAGCCGATCTTGAGGCCGTGGAACGCGTTGTCCGCGTACTTGATCGCCTCGGCCGTCGGGACCGGCACCCGGAACACCTCGCCGGGCAGGCCGTCGTACAGCGCCAACACCGCGTCGCCGCTTGCCGGGTCGAGCTCGCCGATGACGGTCTTTGGCGGGTCGAAGAAGTCCCGCACGCTCGTGCCCTCGCGCAGGAACTCCGGATTGACCGCGACCCCGATGTCCACCCCGGCCGTGCCGCCGACGTACTTCTCCAGGATCGGCACCAGCAGGTTCAGACAGGTGCCCGGGAGCATGGTGCTGCGGAACACGACGGTGTGCCGCCCGCCCCGCTCGGCCAGCGCGGCGCCGATCTGCTCGGTGACCCGCTCCAAGTACGTGGTGCACAGGCTGCCGTTGGGCTCCGACGGCGTGCCCACGCAGACCAGCGACACCTCGCTGTCCATGACGGCCTCGCGGACATCGCCGGTGGCACGCAACGCTCCGGTCCGCACGACCTCGGCGATGAGCTCGCCGATCCGCTCCTCGACAACCGGGGCCTTACCGTCGTTGACCAGGTCGACCTTCACCTGGTTGACGTCCACCCCGATGACCTCGTGCCCCATGCTGGCCAGGCACGCGGCCGACACGCAACCCACGTAGCCGAGGCCGAAAACGCTGACTCTCATGCCTTGTTCCTCCCCCCAGGCAGGCCCTTGCGGCCTGCGGTCCGCCTCTCGGCGGGACCGTCGAGTTGCAGCCCCCCGCGCATCAGTACGCCCCCTGACCTGAGAGCACCGCACGCAGCGTCTTCCACAAGATCACTGTGTCCAGGGCGAGCGACCAGTCCTCCACGTACCGCAGGTCGAGGCGTACCGCCTCCTCCCAGGACAGGTCGCTGCGTCCGCTGATCTGCCACAGGCCGGTGAGGCCAGGCTTGACCAGCAGCCGCCGCCGGATGTCCGGGCCGTACGCGGCGGACTCCTCCGGCAGCGGGGGCCGCGGACCGACGAGCGACATCGATCCGGTGAGCACGTTGAAAAGCTGCGGGAGCTCGTCGAGCGAGTACCGGCGCAGCACCGCTCCCACCCGGGTCACCCGCGGATCCCGACGGAGTTTGAACAGCAGGCCGGCGCCCTCGTTGCGGTCGGCCAGTTCGGCACGTGCCCGGTCGGCCCCGGCGACCATGGTGCGGAACTTGAGGATGGTGAACTCGCGGCCGTCCTTGCCGACCCTGCGCTGGCGGTAGAACGCCCCACCCCGACTGTCCACCAGCACGAGCAGCGCGACGAACATCATCAGCGGCGCGAACAACATCAGCAGAAACGTTGCGCCTATTCGATCGACCACCCCTTTGACCGCCCGGCGGCCCCCGGTGAAAGTCGGCATGCTGACCCGCAGCAGCGGGATCCCGAGCACCGCGTCGACGTGCAGCCGCGGGCCGGCCACCTCCATCAGCACGGGGGCCACGACCATCTCGGCGTCGCTGCCCTCAAGGTTCCACGCCAGCCGCTGCAGCCCGTCCGGTGACCAGTGCGGGTCCGGGGTGACCGCGACGACACGGTAGCCGTCGCGGTGGACGTGGTAGGCGACGTCGGCCAGGCGGCCCACGATCGGCACGCCGTCCACGTGGTCGCCGTCGAGGTCGAGACCGTCCGTCGTGCACACCGCGTCCACCCGCCAGCCGAGGTGCGGGAATTTACGGGTCCGGGTGATCAGGTCGCGCACGGTGGCCGGGCTCCCGGCGGCGAGCACCGGTCTCAGGCAGCGGCCTTCCTTGCGCTGTTTGTGCAGCGACAGGCGCAGCAGATACCGCGTGGTCATGGTGACGATCGCGATCGCGGGGATCGCGACGAAGATCCAGAGCTTGATGTTGCGCGAAGTGAGAGCGATCCCGCCGAGCGCCAGTACGACGGTCGCCGTGAACAGTGAGCGTCCGAGCCGGCGGAATTCCTCGGCACCCTGGCCGAGTACGGCCGGAGCCCACGACCGGCTCACCGCGAGCGCCCCCAGCACCAGCAATTCGGTGCCGAATGCGAGAATCACCCATTTCTCGTGCCAGTTGGCCGCGTCCCGGGCCCCGAAGAAGTTCCCGATCGCCACCACCACGAACGCGGTGGCCACGGTGTCGCTGGTGATCACGGTACGGCGGTACCGCTGCTCCCATTCGATGGCGGGCCGGCTGATGGCCCCGTTCGCCATATGGTCGCGCGCCGACGGAAACGGGCTGACTACACCCCCTTGCCGCACAGAACCCCCCAGGTTCCCCAGTGGTTCGACGTGTTCGCCCAACACTGTTCCTCCCCCCGGGAGGCCCCCGCCCCCCGTCCTGTTCCTCCCCTCGGGAGGCCCCCGCCTCCTGTGCCGCGCTCCTCCTCCCCTCGGGAGGCCCCCGCCTCCCGCGCACGACATGCCAGCTGTTGCAGAGTTACTTGGACAACCCACCCGGGCGGCAGCGGACTCGCAGGTCCTGCCCGTCTCCCGGGGTACGAGGGACCCCGTCGAAAACCTCGGGTGCTCCCCGCACCCAAGGCCCCTGTCGGGCTCCCAGAGTTGATCACCCCCACGTCGGCGCCGGGGACGAGACTGCTGGTTTTCTGTAGCACCGGACGTATGGTCATTAGCGGTCGCTTACTGCTCGAACCGCTGAAGCACGGTCAATCTAGACCATGCGGCACGGTAATGAAGAGGGGATGTGTGTAATTTGTGTTCAAGCTTTGAGACTTGATCTACCGGCCGGTGACGGCCTGCGGATGCCTTGACACCACCGCGCGGCTCCGGCGGCTCGCCAGGCCTCCGGCCGCGGCTTCTGTACGGCAGTGATCTACGACCCGCGGTGACCCTTCTGCGGCGCCCGGCTCGGCGTCGGCTTCTCGCTGGTCGGGGCATGTCCAAAGGCGAGCGCAGCCGCCTGGAGGTCGGGGTGCGCGGCACGATGCCGATCCCCGCGCTGAGGGAAGGGTCGCCCACACGGTCAGTCGGCGCTCGAAGGACGAGGGGGCGGATCTGACCGAAATCTGTTTACGCCGTTTTGACGCACATCGACCCACAGCGCCTGACCGGAGGACCAAAACCGGGGCGCCGGCCTGGCTCGGCGCGGCTCGGCTCGTGGCCGCCGTACCTCGATGCCATTCCCCGCGTCTGCGGCACGATCCGCCGGACAGGCCCTAAAACACTTGGAGATGGACGTGCGCATGAAGGCGGCGTGTCGGAGCCGGGAGTCGGAAGCTGCGGGCGAAGCTTCGACGGAGCGGTCGTCGGCCGGATGACCGCGTTCCGGAGGTTGCACCGCATGCTTGTTCTCGGGCGATCACAGGTCGAG is a window encoding:
- a CDS encoding sugar transferase; the encoded protein is MRQGGVVSPFPSARDHMANGAISRPAIEWEQRYRRTVITSDTVATAFVVVAIGNFFGARDAANWHEKWVILAFGTELLVLGALAVSRSWAPAVLGQGAEEFRRLGRSLFTATVVLALGGIALTSRNIKLWIFVAIPAIAIVTMTTRYLLRLSLHKQRKEGRCLRPVLAAGSPATVRDLITRTRKFPHLGWRVDAVCTTDGLDLDGDHVDGVPIVGRLADVAYHVHRDGYRVVAVTPDPHWSPDGLQRLAWNLEGSDAEMVVAPVLMEVAGPRLHVDAVLGIPLLRVSMPTFTGGRRAVKGVVDRIGATFLLMLFAPLMMFVALLVLVDSRGGAFYRQRRVGKDGREFTILKFRTMVAGADRARAELADRNEGAGLLFKLRRDPRVTRVGAVLRRYSLDELPQLFNVLTGSMSLVGPRPPLPEESAAYGPDIRRRLLVKPGLTGLWQISGRSDLSWEEAVRLDLRYVEDWSLALDTVILWKTLRAVLSGQGAY
- a CDS encoding nucleotide sugar dehydrogenase, translated to MRVSVFGLGYVGCVSAACLASMGHEVIGVDVNQVKVDLVNDGKAPVVEERIGELIAEVVRTGALRATGDVREAVMDSEVSLVCVGTPSEPNGSLCTTYLERVTEQIGAALAERGGRHTVVFRSTMLPGTCLNLLVPILEKYVGGTAGVDIGVAVNPEFLREGTSVRDFFDPPKTVIGELDPASGDAVLALYDGLPGEVFRVPVPTAEAIKYADNAFHGLKIGFANELGAVCQALGVDSHQVMDVFLADRKLNISPAYLRPGFAFGGSCLPKDLRSLVHAAQRADVSVPILAHVLPSNSDHLQRAVELVERTGKRRAGLFGLSFKPGTDDLRESPLVELAERLFGKGYDLKIYDANVSLSRLLGANREYIETRLPHLAQLLADSVEEVLDHAEVCLVGTRDPAVLSALPHGTDGPLIVDLIHLPDADARRAEPGYMGLAW
- a CDS encoding glycosyltransferase family 4 protein codes for the protein MLGDARSGDRPDRRALILVENLSVPFDRRVWQECTTLRDAGWTVHVICPQGSKRDTEPEAVIDGVRIHRYPLRAATGGPAGYLREYGSALWHTVRLARKVGPVDVVHACNPPDLLFLPALWLKRRGARFVFDQHDLVPELYLSRFGRGKDLLYRAVCALERRTYRAADIVLATNESYRDVAVRRGGKRPADVFVVRSAPDVDRFHPVPPEPELKRGKPHLLCYLGVMGPQDGVDYALRALAKLRDEVGRTDWHAVFVGAGDTFDAMVELSRRLGLSEQVQFTGRIPDADLVRYLSTADVCLSPDPHNPLNDVSTMNKVLEYMVMGRPIVSFDLKEARVSAGDAALYAPADDESEFAELVALLLDDPEQRARMGKIGQERVNGPLSWRNSQASLLAAYTAACRDHAPASAGNPHQAGRRPHS